A genomic region of Alistipes megaguti contains the following coding sequences:
- a CDS encoding DUF2721 domain-containing protein gives MEELTLTTPALLFSAVSLILLAYTNRFLSYAQLVRTLKEQHLEHPSKVTRAQIDNLRRRLQLTRMMQALGVSSLFFCVVTMFLIYVGLFGVAAWIFGLALLLLIASLGVSLHEIQISVRALEIHLRDMEK, from the coding sequence ATGGAAGAACTTACCCTGACCACGCCGGCGCTGTTGTTTTCGGCCGTGTCGCTGATTCTGCTGGCCTACACCAACCGCTTTCTCTCCTATGCACAGCTGGTGCGCACGCTCAAGGAGCAGCACCTCGAACACCCTTCGAAGGTGACGCGCGCCCAGATCGACAACCTCCGCCGCCGGCTCCAACTCACGCGCATGATGCAGGCGCTCGGTGTTTCGAGCCTCTTCTTCTGCGTGGTGACGATGTTTCTGATCTATGTCGGGCTGTTCGGCGTTGCGGCGTGGATCTTCGGGCTGGCGCTGCTTCTGCTGATCGCATCGCTCGGCGTTTCGCTGCACGAGATTCAGATTTCGGTCCGGGCGCTGGAGATCCACCTGCGCGACATGGAGAAATAG
- the pflB gene encoding formate C-acetyltransferase has product MELNKTFIDGLWSKEINVTSFVQTNITPYLGDASFLQGPTERTRHIWNLCLKALEEERQNNGIRSLDNKTVSTITSHKAGYIDRENELIVGLQTDELLKRAIKPFGGINVVSRACRENGTDIDEKVRDIFTHYRKTHNDGVFDVYTEEIRSFRSLGFLTGLPDNYARGRIIGDYRRLALYGTDRLIEAKQQDLRSLTGPMTDARIRLREEVAEQIKALKEIRTLGEYYGLDLSRPATSAQEAVQWVYMAYLAAVKEQDGAAMSLGNVSSFLDIFIEYDLAHGLIDETFAQELIDQFVIKLRMVRHLRMQSYNDIFAGDPTWVTEAIGGRFNDGRTKVTKTSFRFLQTLYNLGPSPEPNLTILWSPDLPQGFKEFCARVSADTSSIQYENDDLMREVRHSDDYGIACCVSYQDIGRQIQFFGARCNLAKALLLALNEGRCENTGTLMVKGIPALSEGPLRFEEVMQNYKKVLHEIARVYNEAMNIIHYMHDKYYYEKAQMAFVDTDPRINLAYGVAGLSIALDSLSAIKYAKVTPRRNEQGLTESFDIEGEFPCFGNNDDRVDHLGVDLVYYFSEELKKLPVYKNARPTLSLLTITSNVMYGKKTGATPDGRAKGVAFAPGANPMHGRDKSGAIASLSSVAKLRYRDSQDGISNTFSIIPKSLGPTPEDRVENLVTMLDGYFTKGAHHLNVNVLNREMLEDAMVHPEKYPQLTIRVSGYAVNFTKLSREHQLEVISRSFHERM; this is encoded by the coding sequence ATGGAATTGAACAAAACCTTTATCGACGGGCTTTGGAGCAAGGAGATCAACGTCACGAGTTTCGTGCAGACGAACATCACCCCCTATCTGGGCGACGCCTCGTTCCTGCAGGGACCTACCGAACGCACCCGACACATCTGGAATCTTTGCCTGAAGGCCCTCGAGGAGGAGCGTCAGAACAACGGCATCCGCTCGCTGGACAACAAGACCGTATCGACCATCACCTCCCACAAGGCCGGCTACATCGACCGTGAGAACGAACTGATCGTGGGCCTGCAGACCGACGAGCTCCTCAAGCGCGCCATCAAACCCTTCGGCGGTATCAACGTCGTCTCGCGCGCCTGCAGGGAGAACGGCACGGATATTGACGAAAAGGTGCGCGACATCTTCACCCACTACCGCAAGACGCACAACGACGGCGTCTTCGACGTCTACACCGAGGAGATCCGCTCGTTCCGCTCGCTGGGATTCCTCACCGGACTGCCCGACAACTATGCCCGCGGCCGCATTATCGGCGACTACCGCCGCCTGGCCCTCTACGGAACGGACCGCCTGATCGAGGCCAAGCAGCAGGATCTGCGCTCGCTCACCGGCCCGATGACCGACGCCCGCATCCGCCTGCGCGAGGAGGTGGCCGAGCAGATCAAGGCCCTCAAGGAGATCCGCACGCTGGGCGAATACTACGGTCTGGACCTGAGCCGTCCGGCCACGTCGGCCCAGGAGGCCGTACAGTGGGTCTACATGGCCTATCTGGCCGCCGTCAAGGAGCAGGACGGCGCCGCCATGTCGCTGGGCAACGTCTCGTCGTTCCTCGACATCTTCATCGAATACGACCTGGCGCACGGCCTGATCGACGAAACCTTCGCCCAGGAACTCATCGACCAGTTCGTCATCAAGCTCCGCATGGTGCGCCACCTGCGCATGCAGTCCTACAACGACATCTTCGCCGGCGACCCGACGTGGGTCACCGAGGCCATCGGCGGACGCTTCAACGACGGCCGCACGAAGGTCACCAAGACCTCGTTCCGCTTCCTGCAGACGCTCTACAACCTGGGCCCCTCGCCCGAGCCCAACCTCACGATCCTCTGGAGCCCCGATCTGCCGCAGGGATTCAAGGAGTTCTGCGCCCGCGTCTCGGCCGACACCAGCTCGATCCAGTACGAGAACGACGACCTGATGCGCGAAGTGCGCCACTCGGACGACTACGGCATCGCCTGCTGCGTGTCGTATCAGGACATCGGCCGCCAGATCCAGTTCTTCGGCGCCCGCTGCAACCTGGCCAAGGCGCTGCTGCTGGCCCTGAACGAGGGCCGCTGCGAGAATACCGGCACACTGATGGTCAAGGGAATCCCGGCGCTGTCGGAGGGTCCGCTGCGCTTCGAGGAGGTGATGCAGAACTACAAGAAGGTGCTGCACGAGATCGCCCGCGTCTACAACGAGGCGATGAACATCATCCACTACATGCACGACAAGTACTACTACGAGAAGGCCCAGATGGCATTCGTCGACACCGACCCGCGCATCAACCTCGCCTACGGCGTGGCCGGCCTCTCGATCGCCCTCGACTCGCTCTCGGCCATCAAATATGCCAAGGTGACCCCGCGCCGCAACGAACAGGGACTCACCGAAAGCTTCGACATCGAGGGTGAATTCCCCTGCTTCGGCAACAACGACGACCGTGTCGACCATCTGGGCGTCGATCTGGTCTACTACTTCAGCGAGGAGCTGAAGAAGCTGCCCGTCTACAAGAATGCCCGCCCGACGCTGTCGCTGCTGACGATCACCTCGAACGTGATGTACGGCAAGAAGACCGGCGCCACGCCCGACGGCCGCGCCAAGGGTGTCGCCTTCGCACCGGGTGCCAACCCCATGCACGGACGCGACAAGAGCGGCGCCATCGCCTCGCTCTCGTCGGTGGCCAAGCTGCGCTACCGCGACTCGCAGGACGGCATCTCGAACACCTTCTCGATCATCCCCAAATCACTGGGTCCGACGCCCGAGGATCGGGTCGAGAACCTGGTGACGATGCTCGACGGCTACTTCACCAAGGGGGCCCACCACCTGAATGTCAACGTGCTGAACCGCGAGATGCTCGAGGATGCCATGGTGCACCCGGAGAAGTATCCGCAACTGACGATCCGCGTCTCGGGCTACGCCGTGAACTTCACCAAGCTGAGCCGCGAACACCAGCTGGAGGTCATCAGCCGCAGTTTTCATGAGCGGATGTAG
- the pflA gene encoding pyruvate formate-lyase-activating protein produces the protein MIRVHSYESMGTFDGPGLRLVVFLQGCPFRCLYCANPDTIETGGGRETDPAEILRMAVDQKPFFGRRGGVTFSGGEPTLQAAALVPLVRDLKEAGIHVCLDSNGGVWNPAVEELMGLVDLVLLDVKQANPERHRVLTGRSNTQTLRTAAWLEEHGRPFWLRYVLVPGYSDAEEDIRRLGERLGGCRSIERVELLPYHTLGVHKYEAMGLEYRLRHVRENTPEQLDRAAALLREYFPTVVVN, from the coding sequence ATGATTCGCGTACACTCCTACGAATCGATGGGAACCTTCGACGGGCCGGGACTCCGGCTCGTCGTCTTCCTGCAGGGCTGCCCGTTCCGCTGCCTCTACTGCGCCAACCCCGACACGATCGAAACGGGCGGCGGCCGGGAGACCGATCCGGCCGAAATCCTGCGCATGGCCGTCGACCAGAAGCCCTTCTTCGGGCGGCGTGGCGGCGTCACCTTCTCGGGCGGCGAGCCGACCCTCCAGGCCGCGGCGCTCGTTCCGCTGGTGCGAGATCTGAAGGAGGCCGGGATCCACGTCTGTCTGGACTCGAACGGAGGGGTGTGGAATCCGGCCGTCGAGGAGCTGATGGGGCTGGTGGATCTGGTGCTGCTCGACGTCAAGCAGGCCAATCCCGAACGCCACCGCGTCCTCACCGGACGCTCGAACACGCAGACGCTCCGCACGGCAGCCTGGCTCGAGGAGCACGGACGGCCGTTCTGGCTGCGCTACGTGCTTGTCCCGGGCTACAGCGACGCCGAGGAGGATATCCGCCGGTTGGGCGAGAGGCTGGGCGGCTGCCGCTCGATCGAACGGGTCGAACTGCTGCCCTACCACACGCTGGGGGTCCACAAGTACGAGGCGATGGGGCTAGAATACCGGCTGCGCCATGTGCGGGAGAATACCCCCGAACAGCTGGACCGCGCCGCGGCACTGCTGCGCGAATACTTCCCGACGGTGGTGGTCAACTGA
- a CDS encoding endonuclease/exonuclease/phosphatase family protein, translated as MNKLKYLLYGIVLSALGCSSSSDDAGTEGSSNTLKVMSFNIRCVTSSDTGDKAWDVRKTGCVKMITGIRPDVIGMQEPRTAQRTYLKENLSDYEMLETPGTGTSKGGNSVLLYRKSRFTCLDWGYYFLSDTPDVPSVAWEATQWHTTVWAHLKEVSSGKDFWIFTTHMPAYASNVSARVKSANLNVARMKELVGEDATVFITGDMNCSYAADDASREALTPYYQWMSAARDIAPAGDAYSFNHYGSGTATPKRNLDHIFYRDATAVSFRTITDNYGVPYISDHYPILLIVLF; from the coding sequence ATGAACAAACTGAAGTATCTGCTTTACGGAATCGTATTGAGTGCACTGGGCTGCTCGTCGAGCAGCGATGATGCTGGAACCGAGGGAAGCTCGAATACGCTGAAGGTCATGTCGTTCAACATTCGCTGCGTCACCTCGAGCGACACGGGCGACAAGGCCTGGGACGTACGTAAGACCGGGTGTGTCAAGATGATAACGGGCATCCGGCCCGATGTGATCGGCATGCAGGAGCCGCGGACCGCCCAGCGTACCTATCTGAAGGAGAATCTTTCGGACTACGAGATGCTCGAGACGCCCGGGACCGGAACCAGCAAGGGAGGCAATTCGGTGCTGCTCTATCGCAAGAGCCGTTTCACGTGCCTCGATTGGGGGTACTACTTTCTGAGCGACACCCCCGACGTGCCGTCGGTGGCCTGGGAGGCGACGCAATGGCATACGACGGTCTGGGCCCATCTGAAGGAGGTGAGCAGCGGCAAGGATTTCTGGATCTTCACGACCCACATGCCGGCCTATGCGTCGAATGTCTCGGCCCGCGTGAAGAGTGCCAATCTCAATGTGGCGAGGATGAAGGAGCTGGTCGGCGAGGATGCCACGGTCTTCATCACCGGCGACATGAACTGCTCCTATGCGGCGGACGATGCGTCGCGCGAGGCGTTGACGCCCTATTATCAGTGGATGTCTGCGGCGCGTGACATTGCTCCGGCGGGCGATGCCTACAGCTTCAACCACTATGGGAGCGGTACGGCCACTCCGAAGCGGAATCTCGACCATATCTTCTATCGGGATGCGACGGCCGTGTCGTTCCGCACGATTACGGACAACTACGGAGTGCCGTATATCTCCGATCACTATCCGATTCTGCTGATAGTCCTCTTCTGA
- a CDS encoding DUF5689 domain-containing protein, with the protein MKRQLFRIWTAVWLIAAAAISCTGDPDVDRVGLVSIGQESLTADGAGEELTLDVASNAYWHIEFTDPATGETVRWITASETYGTGDASLKLIVARNRSTSPRTAHIRVTTDSESSTATILLSQGAGTVGGGDGYGFPIYQMFSIDDKLMLSNAFIEGGTCYFDDGMILSRTGSPAEMTFSTQTHTNPKSDWYFQRGVVIGSWETGDALQLEIPLKESLSGDLRYVYGSRRDGTQNASHAWVFEWSSDGAEWTPFDGASEGGVSDAVWKIVDFTIPEAKAIPAGGTLWIRHRCTDGASASTSASNPTVAYQTGFCITKASAEPTTVAPMDDQTVVFSTGFDDLLDAKAAYIDMPLDFMSSFNAGAYSLPREQAGMVDFAECYIRPGFLQVGRGDEAIVSRYTQGSYTIKLADRFEAMRILKSDLKLTFQASAMIDAYGKPTDPGVVVKVDGASGATVEGGTLEGVENNAFKSFTVYVRGATAETEITITSADMTSSTDDVRFFVDDILLEVEGEPQRPSADDPVKAAIAELRAKAGASAVTITDNLYVEGCVVAADNLPEGCFALQDDQAGIVVACPNHGVTVGDLAKVAVKDASLARNGDGLLVVTPAASDRVSKTGTAEQMPASRMISVAELQAGTWEAMLVTLPESQVVESDLSKPLSGDITLELEDRVTTYVLKTYAHASFASAAVPQKRGPVKGLAGVGFVMPTSAGDLASMNGTRFGEAVYAIKPIDGHLYALGTTKNFTIGNATFDQATKTVTYDNGHSIYKVGDTSTDFTWGCYGSKKSAAANMYDSRLYVTGWGGPNWQENGLVFKMKATSRIVGNLRFGFGWFGASGDNLPENWKLLWSSDGTAWNDGVKVLSLTSSLTELPSDDPGSEVFTFASNANAGGYRMAYFHVPDDKAVPEGGYFYMKIVQADNACQRSGESVDPSKEMIFINGFYLQTHERRAYHTSDLPSGDNVVLTEGFDDNLWGPDQFAYAWQSFAGYKVAYKAPEGWSIAGSVFEEPGHVRIGNNGTDSSSSLTTPALEALGNTPTDITVRFKAATLLVGAAGLVPDDRTIRVEASGAGAVGSEVYLPATLSGTAETVDQATSDRMCDEYLRWYDCSVKISGATKDTRVVFTGTGRHFFDEIVITKD; encoded by the coding sequence ATGAAAAGACAATTATTCAGGATCTGGACAGCGGTTTGGCTGATTGCCGCCGCTGCGATCTCCTGTACGGGTGATCCGGATGTGGACCGGGTCGGTCTTGTTTCGATCGGACAGGAGAGTCTGACCGCCGATGGCGCGGGCGAGGAGTTGACCCTCGACGTGGCCAGCAATGCCTACTGGCATATTGAATTTACGGATCCGGCGACGGGTGAGACCGTGCGTTGGATTACGGCCAGCGAAACTTACGGGACGGGCGATGCCAGTCTGAAACTCATCGTGGCCCGCAACCGCTCGACCTCGCCTCGTACGGCTCACATCCGGGTGACGACCGATTCGGAGTCGTCGACGGCGACGATTCTTCTTTCGCAGGGGGCCGGAACGGTCGGGGGCGGCGACGGCTATGGTTTCCCGATCTATCAGATGTTCTCGATCGACGACAAGCTGATGTTGAGCAATGCATTCATCGAGGGCGGGACCTGTTATTTCGATGACGGCATGATTCTGAGCCGTACGGGGTCGCCGGCCGAGATGACCTTCAGCACGCAGACCCACACGAATCCCAAGTCGGACTGGTATTTCCAGCGTGGCGTTGTCATCGGATCGTGGGAGACGGGCGATGCCCTGCAGTTGGAGATTCCGCTCAAGGAGTCCCTTTCGGGAGATCTGCGCTACGTCTACGGCAGTCGTCGTGACGGCACGCAGAACGCCAGTCATGCCTGGGTGTTCGAGTGGAGTTCCGACGGGGCGGAGTGGACGCCGTTCGACGGGGCCTCCGAGGGGGGTGTTTCGGATGCCGTGTGGAAGATCGTCGACTTCACGATTCCCGAGGCGAAGGCGATTCCGGCGGGGGGAACGCTCTGGATCCGCCATCGCTGTACGGACGGCGCCTCGGCCAGCACGTCGGCCTCGAATCCGACGGTTGCCTACCAGACGGGCTTCTGCATCACGAAGGCCTCGGCCGAACCGACGACGGTTGCCCCCATGGATGATCAGACGGTGGTCTTCTCGACGGGCTTCGACGATCTGCTGGATGCCAAGGCGGCCTATATCGACATGCCGCTCGATTTCATGTCGTCGTTCAACGCCGGGGCCTATTCGCTGCCCCGGGAGCAGGCTGGTATGGTGGATTTCGCGGAGTGTTACATCCGTCCGGGATTTCTGCAGGTGGGGCGCGGCGACGAGGCGATCGTTTCGCGCTATACGCAGGGATCATATACGATCAAACTGGCGGATCGCTTCGAGGCGATGCGGATTCTGAAGAGCGATCTCAAACTGACGTTCCAGGCCTCGGCGATGATCGACGCCTATGGCAAACCGACCGATCCGGGAGTTGTCGTGAAGGTTGACGGTGCGAGCGGCGCCACGGTTGAGGGAGGAACGCTTGAGGGGGTTGAGAACAATGCGTTCAAGTCCTTTACGGTTTACGTGCGCGGTGCGACCGCCGAGACCGAAATCACCATCACGTCGGCCGATATGACCTCCAGTACGGATGACGTGCGCTTCTTTGTCGACGACATTCTGCTCGAGGTGGAGGGCGAACCGCAACGGCCGAGTGCCGACGATCCGGTGAAGGCCGCGATTGCCGAGCTTCGGGCCAAGGCGGGGGCTTCGGCCGTGACGATTACCGACAATCTCTATGTGGAGGGTTGCGTCGTGGCTGCGGACAATCTGCCCGAGGGGTGCTTTGCCCTGCAGGATGATCAGGCGGGCATCGTGGTGGCCTGCCCGAATCACGGCGTGACGGTCGGTGATCTGGCGAAGGTGGCGGTGAAGGATGCTTCGCTGGCCCGAAACGGCGACGGACTGCTCGTGGTGACGCCGGCGGCCTCCGACCGGGTTTCGAAGACGGGAACGGCCGAGCAGATGCCGGCTTCGCGGATGATCTCGGTGGCAGAACTGCAGGCCGGGACCTGGGAGGCGATGCTGGTCACGCTGCCCGAATCGCAGGTTGTCGAGTCGGATCTGTCGAAGCCCCTGAGCGGAGACATTACCCTGGAGCTGGAGGACCGGGTGACGACCTACGTACTGAAGACCTATGCCCATGCATCGTTTGCTTCGGCTGCGGTGCCGCAGAAGCGGGGACCGGTGAAGGGGTTGGCCGGAGTCGGCTTCGTGATGCCGACCTCGGCCGGTGATCTGGCCTCGATGAACGGCACGCGCTTCGGCGAGGCGGTCTACGCCATTAAGCCGATCGACGGCCACCTCTATGCACTGGGCACGACGAAGAACTTCACGATCGGCAATGCCACCTTCGACCAGGCGACCAAGACGGTCACCTACGACAACGGCCACTCGATCTACAAGGTGGGCGATACGTCGACCGACTTCACGTGGGGATGCTACGGAAGCAAGAAATCGGCTGCTGCCAACATGTATGACTCACGGCTCTACGTGACGGGCTGGGGAGGCCCGAACTGGCAGGAGAACGGCCTGGTGTTCAAGATGAAGGCGACGTCGCGCATTGTCGGCAATCTGCGCTTCGGCTTTGGGTGGTTCGGGGCCTCGGGCGACAATCTGCCCGAGAACTGGAAACTGCTCTGGAGCAGTGACGGAACCGCTTGGAACGATGGCGTAAAGGTGTTGAGTCTGACCTCCTCGCTGACGGAGCTTCCGTCCGACGATCCGGGCAGCGAGGTCTTCACCTTTGCCTCGAATGCCAATGCCGGAGGTTATCGGATGGCCTACTTCCATGTTCCGGACGACAAGGCGGTTCCCGAGGGCGGTTACTTCTATATGAAGATCGTGCAGGCCGACAACGCCTGTCAGCGTTCGGGCGAGTCGGTCGATCCGAGCAAGGAGATGATCTTCATCAACGGTTTCTACCTGCAGACCCACGAGCGTCGGGCCTATCATACGTCGGATCTTCCGTCGGGAGACAACGTGGTGCTGACCGAAGGCTTCGACGACAATCTCTGGGGGCCGGACCAGTTTGCTTATGCCTGGCAGTCGTTTGCCGGCTACAAGGTGGCCTACAAGGCGCCCGAAGGCTGGAGCATTGCGGGATCGGTCTTCGAGGAGCCCGGTCACGTGCGGATCGGCAACAACGGAACCGATTCGTCCTCCTCGCTGACGACTCCGGCTCTGGAGGCATTGGGCAATACGCCGACGGATATTACCGTTCGATTCAAGGCGGCGACGCTGCTGGTCGGAGCTGCGGGGCTGGTTCCCGACGACCGTACGATTCGCGTCGAGGCTTCGGGGGCCGGAGCCGTCGGTTCGGAGGTGTACCTTCCGGCGACGCTTTCGGGAACGGCCGAGACGGTCGATCAGGCAACCTCCGACCGAATGTGCGACGAATATCTCCGCTGGTACGACTGTTCGGTGAAGATTTCCGGAGCCACGAAGGATACGCGGGTCGTATTTACGGGAACGGGCCGCCACTTCTTCGACGAGATCGTGATAACGAAGGATTGA
- a CDS encoding TonB-dependent receptor, with protein sequence MKKSYDEFQRKCDFRTIAAFCALLAAIVFAPSYASAQNFTLKGSVKTGEGDPIAGATVILSGTQQGVTSDAQGNFTLSLTRKPAADASLIVSYLGYKSQTLPVGNRTMFDVVLTEEATAMDEVVVVGYGTVRKKDLTGSLSSVGGETILNRQTQTLSQALQGAMPGVTVTRTNSAPGGSATIRIRGITSMTEGASDPYVLIDGVAGSIDDINPNDIENITVLKDAASASIYGSQAAAGVILITTKRASQSGASVTYNYTLGLDYQSRTPEYMNATDYMAAVNELRYNDLPSGGWYQEYSREMIENYWLLNRENPDLYPNVDWMDLLLKDKGVRQSHSLTIQAGGEKVRSVLSLGYDDVEGLFRKNLSWQRYTARLNNDIKVFKWMNASADISLRYTDQLNPHASPSSIMRYIPPIYQAVWSDGRYAPGKDGTNKYAALMSGGEKTTDKYLANAKFQIDITPVKGLTVTGIFAPQFSYTKIKDFQRQTSYFNYQEESLTSTKYISDAKTTTLEETRGDTFSHTTQVYANYQHTFGQDHNFSAMIGYENYWYQEGDIVAKKSSFAHSLIPDLSAGGSEDVTANSKNVNELARRSYFGRLMYNYRSKYYIQGNIRRDGSSRFAPDCRWGTFLSASAGWVFTQERFLEGLRRVLDHGKLRISYGELGNERIKGYYPYQTVLANNNVVGYTGTTLTALSGYAQAAAIVSDITWETTATVDVGIDLSLLSNRLSLTADWYYKKTRDMLLQVPIAPIMGLSDPYDNIGDMNTKGWEITLGWRDHVGDFNYGVTFNLSDDVSTMGYIGNKEVISGGKIIREGDEYQSWYGYVCEGIYQTQAEVDNSATTGTVYPGDLHYRNLADADPDSPLINAEYDRTVLGSSLPHFNYGGTIDLAWRGIDFNLTFQGVGKRNSYLTDEMVQPLRSQWYNVPTIVGGGNSWSRKNTIEQNQHAKYPRYSWNNANNNYAISDFWIFDGSYFRVKNITLGYTLPQKWMNRVHVKSLRFAVTLTDFFTCSHFPEGWDPEVGTTAYPITKSVLFSAQLKF encoded by the coding sequence ATGAAAAAAAGTTACGATGAATTTCAAAGAAAGTGCGATTTTCGGACAATCGCGGCTTTCTGCGCGCTTCTGGCAGCGATCGTATTTGCACCATCGTACGCTTCGGCCCAGAACTTCACCCTCAAGGGGAGCGTCAAGACCGGGGAGGGCGACCCCATAGCGGGTGCCACCGTCATTCTGAGCGGCACCCAGCAGGGAGTAACCTCCGATGCACAGGGCAACTTCACACTGTCGCTGACCCGCAAACCGGCAGCCGATGCCTCGCTCATCGTCTCCTACCTCGGCTACAAAAGCCAGACACTGCCCGTCGGCAACCGAACGATGTTTGACGTCGTACTGACCGAAGAGGCTACGGCCATGGATGAGGTTGTGGTCGTAGGCTACGGTACGGTCCGCAAGAAGGATCTGACCGGATCACTCTCCTCCGTCGGCGGCGAGACCATCCTCAACCGCCAGACACAGACCCTCTCACAGGCCCTGCAGGGTGCCATGCCGGGTGTAACCGTCACCCGGACGAATTCGGCACCGGGCGGTTCGGCGACGATCCGCATCCGCGGTATCACGTCGATGACCGAAGGGGCCTCGGATCCCTATGTGCTGATCGACGGTGTGGCCGGTTCGATCGACGACATCAACCCCAACGACATCGAGAACATCACCGTCCTGAAGGATGCGGCCTCGGCGTCGATCTACGGTTCACAGGCCGCCGCCGGTGTCATCCTCATCACCACCAAACGGGCCTCGCAGAGCGGAGCCAGCGTCACCTACAACTATACGCTCGGACTCGACTACCAGTCCAGAACGCCCGAATACATGAATGCCACGGACTACATGGCCGCCGTCAACGAACTCCGTTACAATGACCTGCCGTCCGGAGGCTGGTATCAGGAGTACTCGCGCGAGATGATCGAGAACTACTGGCTGCTTAACCGTGAAAATCCCGACCTCTATCCGAATGTCGACTGGATGGATCTGCTGCTCAAGGACAAGGGCGTACGCCAATCACACAGCCTGACCATCCAGGCCGGAGGCGAAAAGGTCCGCTCGGTGCTGAGTCTGGGCTATGACGACGTGGAGGGACTCTTCCGCAAAAACCTCTCCTGGCAGCGCTACACGGCCCGGCTGAACAACGACATCAAGGTCTTCAAGTGGATGAACGCCTCGGCCGACATCTCGCTGCGCTACACCGACCAGCTCAATCCCCACGCCTCGCCGTCGAGCATCATGCGATACATTCCGCCCATCTACCAGGCCGTATGGAGCGACGGCCGCTACGCTCCGGGCAAGGACGGGACGAACAAATATGCGGCCCTGATGTCGGGCGGCGAAAAGACAACGGACAAGTATCTGGCCAACGCCAAGTTCCAGATCGACATCACCCCGGTCAAGGGGCTGACCGTCACCGGCATCTTCGCACCCCAGTTCTCCTACACCAAGATCAAGGATTTCCAGCGCCAGACCTCCTACTTCAACTACCAGGAGGAGAGCCTCACCAGCACGAAATACATCTCCGACGCCAAGACGACAACCCTCGAGGAGACCCGCGGTGACACCTTCTCACACACCACGCAGGTCTACGCCAACTACCAGCACACCTTCGGTCAGGACCACAATTTCAGCGCCATGATCGGTTACGAGAACTACTGGTATCAGGAGGGTGACATCGTTGCCAAGAAATCGTCGTTCGCCCATTCGCTGATCCCCGACCTGAGCGCCGGAGGCAGCGAGGACGTCACGGCCAATTCAAAGAACGTCAACGAACTGGCCCGCCGCTCGTACTTCGGCCGTCTGATGTACAACTACCGGTCGAAATACTACATCCAGGGCAATATCCGCCGCGACGGTTCGTCACGCTTCGCGCCCGACTGCCGCTGGGGTACGTTCCTCTCGGCATCGGCCGGCTGGGTCTTCACCCAGGAGCGCTTCCTGGAGGGACTGCGACGGGTGCTCGACCACGGCAAGCTCCGCATATCGTACGGCGAACTGGGCAACGAACGCATCAAGGGCTACTACCCCTATCAGACCGTACTGGCCAACAACAACGTCGTCGGCTACACCGGAACCACCCTCACCGCCCTTTCGGGTTATGCACAGGCCGCTGCCATCGTTTCAGACATCACCTGGGAGACAACGGCCACGGTCGACGTGGGTATCGACCTGTCACTGCTCTCGAACCGCCTCTCCCTGACGGCCGACTGGTACTACAAGAAGACCCGCGACATGCTGCTCCAGGTCCCCATCGCCCCGATCATGGGTCTCTCGGACCCCTATGACAACATCGGCGACATGAACACCAAAGGCTGGGAGATCACGCTCGGATGGCGCGACCACGTCGGCGACTTCAACTACGGCGTCACGTTCAACCTCTCGGACGACGTCTCCACGATGGGCTACATCGGCAACAAGGAGGTGATCTCCGGCGGCAAGATCATCCGCGAAGGCGACGAATACCAGTCCTGGTACGGATACGTCTGCGAAGGAATCTACCAGACCCAGGCCGAGGTCGACAACTCGGCAACCACCGGAACCGTCTATCCGGGCGACCTGCACTACCGGAACCTCGCAGATGCCGACCCCGACAGTCCGCTCATCAACGCCGAATACGACCGCACGGTGCTCGGCTCCTCGCTTCCGCACTTCAACTACGGCGGCACGATCGACTTGGCCTGGCGCGGCATCGACTTCAACCTCACGTTCCAGGGGGTCGGCAAACGAAACTCCTACCTCACGGACGAAATGGTACAGCCGCTGCGCTCGCAATGGTATAACGTCCCGACGATAGTCGGGGGGGGGAACTCCTGGAGCCGCAAGAACACCATCGAGCAGAACCAGCACGCCAAGTACCCGCGCTATTCGTGGAACAACGCCAACAACAACTATGCGATCTCCGACTTCTGGATCTTCGACGGATCCTACTTCCGTGTGAAAAACATCACGCTCGGCTACACCCTGCCCCAGAAATGGATGAACCGCGTGCATGTCAAGAGTCTGCGCTTCGCCGTCACCCTGACCGACTTCTTCACCTGCAGCCACTTCCCCGAAGGGTGGGATCCCGAGGTCGGGACAACCGCATATCCCATCACCAAGTCGGTGCTCTTCTCGGCTCAACTCAAATTCTAA